The following proteins are co-located in the Paenibacillus sp. JNUCC32 genome:
- a CDS encoding ABC transporter substrate-binding protein, whose amino-acid sequence MIHFRKIVSLILISSLMIIIAAGCTSSGPNTASPSPSEQPTPTDNKTPAEPAGEDTEKPKSGTIQISLRGASAEVWGKVADAYMAKHPDVKVVVDIKPAEGYREWLQAQFAAGEPEADFVNTNENSDLNEDQKFVDFKPWLETENPYTGKLWKESFNLDGMGVNLDDPNLQTLQALNFESVQILWMYNKEMFEKAGITDTPKTFDELIATYDKLKAAGYIPFTIGGNALSLWSGQAGWLMRIYPDQYFRDYVELIKSKPEDYTYMPNIDDNWKFDLSDPYNDSRSKVSTNELRMYQAIKNKVGPYKVEGNPAWREVMTNLKTLFGYAPDGFMGMSEEQAYKLFLTGKAATMVALPSSYWQLPKDFADAEKTGESGGVKSFDFGFFNMPSMEGELVQAPARTIHIYTGFYGFVKKNAEQTALNVDFMMYLTSPEGYKVYLEAIQNSKDASLNGAPLLNDIELPEEMKKTFESFDAIGNTEGLNSPGNVLARGLHDYQPSVQSYIGLISKYFNDEIDVDQLLKQYQADIDAKFEAMLKERKKELSDIENPERQPPVRQ is encoded by the coding sequence ATGATCCATTTTAGAAAAATCGTAAGCCTCATTTTGATTTCCTCACTAATGATCATCATCGCAGCGGGCTGTACCAGCAGCGGACCCAATACCGCCAGCCCGTCACCATCCGAACAGCCTACCCCAACGGATAACAAAACACCAGCCGAACCAGCCGGAGAAGATACGGAAAAACCTAAAAGCGGCACGATCCAAATATCCTTGCGCGGTGCCTCAGCCGAGGTTTGGGGCAAGGTAGCCGACGCTTACATGGCTAAGCATCCGGACGTGAAGGTCGTCGTGGATATCAAGCCGGCCGAGGGTTACCGCGAATGGCTGCAGGCTCAGTTTGCCGCCGGAGAGCCGGAGGCCGATTTTGTGAACACGAATGAAAACAGCGACCTGAACGAAGACCAGAAATTCGTGGACTTCAAGCCTTGGCTGGAGACGGAGAACCCCTACACCGGAAAGCTCTGGAAGGAAAGCTTCAACTTGGACGGCATGGGCGTTAATCTGGATGACCCTAACCTACAAACTTTGCAAGCGCTTAACTTTGAATCGGTTCAAATCCTCTGGATGTACAACAAAGAGATGTTCGAGAAAGCGGGGATTACCGATACCCCTAAAACGTTCGATGAACTCATCGCGACCTACGACAAACTAAAGGCGGCGGGTTATATCCCGTTCACGATCGGCGGCAACGCGCTCTCCCTGTGGAGCGGTCAGGCGGGCTGGCTCATGCGCATTTATCCGGACCAGTACTTCCGCGATTACGTGGAGCTGATCAAATCAAAGCCGGAAGATTATACGTACATGCCAAACATCGACGATAACTGGAAGTTCGACCTGAGCGACCCGTACAACGATTCCCGTTCCAAAGTATCGACGAACGAGCTGCGAATGTACCAGGCGATCAAAAACAAAGTCGGCCCGTATAAAGTCGAGGGCAATCCGGCGTGGCGCGAAGTCATGACAAATCTGAAAACCTTGTTCGGTTATGCCCCGGACGGTTTCATGGGCATGTCCGAGGAGCAGGCCTACAAGCTCTTCCTGACAGGCAAGGCCGCAACCATGGTCGCGCTTCCGTCCTCCTATTGGCAGCTTCCCAAGGATTTTGCCGATGCGGAAAAAACGGGAGAGAGCGGCGGCGTGAAATCCTTCGACTTCGGATTCTTCAACATGCCTTCCATGGAAGGGGAGCTGGTCCAGGCTCCGGCGAGAACGATTCACATCTACACCGGCTTCTACGGCTTCGTGAAGAAGAATGCGGAGCAAACGGCCCTGAACGTGGATTTCATGATGTATTTGACCAGCCCGGAAGGATATAAAGTGTACCTGGAAGCTATCCAGAATTCCAAAGACGCCTCCTTGAACGGCGCGCCGCTGCTTAACGACATCGAGCTGCCGGAAGAAATGAAGAAGACGTTCGAATCGTTTGACGCGATCGGGAATACGGAAGGGCTGAACAGCCCGGGCAACGTGTTGGCCCGCGGTCTCCATGACTATCAGCCGTCCGTGCAGAGCTATATCGGCCTGATCTCCAAATACTTCAACGATGAAATCGATGTGGATCAGCTGCTGAAGCAGTACCAGGCGGATATTGACGCCAAATTCGAAGCCATGCTCAAGGAACGCAAAAAAGAACTCTCCGATATCGAGAATCCGGAGCGTCAGCCGCCTGTCAGACAGTAG
- a CDS encoding alpha-L-rhamnosidase N-terminal domain-containing protein: protein MKEHWQASWIWGDFPPNTANVYLEARRSFDLQEAPMAGRLYVSANQEYLLYVNGTVVGRGPSPADQQWKYYDEIDVTPLLAKGRNVLAIVAYNFGSTDIVTGQMQGPGGLIAELEIEQGNGVFCVAATDADWKVRRSPRWMARVSRQHQWNGFREIYLAEQEDGWEESAYDDSSWSGAVVIAKALDPDSPWPRLLPREIPPLHREWVSPAAIVRTEANFGVSLGESGMLRNRLGSTEAFGTPEHAPSSQEVIGLPEEGKERDPGGLAGGTTDWTLDASMPGSLPGVVYDFASEIVGYPELELDAPEGGVIQLSYGESLELQLYDTFILRKGRNRLKPFGRRAFRFLQVTAQATPAALTISRFGVESVHYPFDESGFFRCSDERLNRIWEVGAYTTLVNSQDHLEDCPLREKALWVADAVVMGKVIYHAFGDDRLLRKCLLQGARIQNDDGSIPGTGPERNSFLLPDFCAHWLFGVHSHWLYTKDRGFLEEIWPAITRLMAWFALQEDRDGLFAGADRPGWWCFIDWADYIDRRDRVTAVSCFYYKALGLAAELAQEVGHGELAGQWNDQAVRLRAAIREQMRPPGEIVFADCIGSDGLSKQITAQTNFAAIWSGLMDPAEEDRFLDEWYDGGKLPPLRGAFFYHVVLETLMSKGRVDRALEIIRSYWGGMLDRGATTWWETYDPSTPACTVPSAYQGNTPTYLVDHIPVSFSHGWGASPSYILTQSVLGLDLSRLGDQEVYLAPHAGDLDWAEGAVPTRFGMMEASWKRGKGGKLKYELTIPEGITVKAIDGTELVLRIRD from the coding sequence ATGAAAGAGCACTGGCAAGCGAGCTGGATCTGGGGAGATTTCCCCCCGAATACGGCCAACGTGTATCTGGAAGCGAGAAGGAGCTTTGACTTGCAGGAAGCGCCGATGGCGGGCCGATTGTACGTGTCAGCCAACCAGGAGTACTTGCTCTATGTCAATGGTACCGTGGTCGGGAGGGGGCCTTCACCTGCCGACCAGCAGTGGAAATATTACGACGAGATCGATGTGACCCCGCTGCTGGCGAAAGGTAGGAATGTGCTGGCCATCGTCGCCTACAATTTCGGTTCGACCGATATCGTGACAGGCCAGATGCAAGGGCCGGGGGGATTGATTGCCGAGCTTGAGATCGAGCAGGGGAACGGAGTGTTCTGCGTGGCCGCCACGGATGCGGATTGGAAGGTCCGGCGATCGCCAAGATGGATGGCCCGGGTGTCGCGCCAGCATCAGTGGAACGGATTCCGCGAAATTTATCTCGCGGAGCAGGAGGACGGATGGGAGGAATCCGCTTACGACGATTCCTCCTGGAGCGGGGCGGTGGTTATCGCCAAAGCATTGGATCCGGATTCGCCATGGCCGCGACTGCTTCCGCGGGAGATTCCTCCGCTGCACAGGGAATGGGTCAGTCCGGCCGCGATCGTGCGGACCGAGGCCAATTTCGGCGTCAGCCTGGGGGAGTCGGGCATGCTGCGGAATCGCTTAGGCAGCACGGAAGCGTTCGGTACGCCGGAGCATGCCCCTTCGAGTCAAGAAGTTATTGGCTTGCCAGAGGAGGGAAAAGAAAGAGATCCAGGCGGGTTAGCGGGAGGTACAACGGACTGGACGCTCGATGCCAGTATGCCCGGCTCGCTGCCGGGTGTTGTGTATGACTTTGCTAGCGAAATCGTGGGGTATCCCGAGCTGGAGCTGGACGCACCCGAGGGCGGCGTGATCCAGCTGTCGTACGGAGAATCGCTGGAGCTGCAGTTGTATGACACTTTCATCCTGCGCAAGGGGCGAAATCGGTTGAAGCCCTTTGGCCGCCGGGCTTTCCGTTTCCTTCAGGTTACGGCACAGGCGACGCCGGCCGCGCTGACGATATCGCGCTTCGGCGTCGAATCCGTCCACTATCCGTTTGACGAATCCGGCTTTTTTCGCTGCAGCGATGAGCGTCTGAACCGGATTTGGGAGGTCGGGGCGTATACGACGCTGGTGAACAGCCAGGACCATCTGGAGGATTGTCCGCTGCGCGAGAAGGCGCTCTGGGTAGCCGATGCCGTGGTCATGGGCAAAGTCATCTACCATGCGTTCGGAGACGATCGGCTGCTGCGCAAATGTCTCTTGCAAGGGGCGCGGATTCAGAACGACGACGGCTCCATACCCGGTACCGGCCCGGAACGAAACTCGTTTCTGCTGCCCGATTTCTGCGCGCATTGGTTGTTCGGCGTGCATTCCCACTGGCTGTATACGAAGGACCGCGGTTTCCTGGAAGAAATCTGGCCGGCCATTACGCGGTTGATGGCGTGGTTCGCGCTGCAGGAGGATCGGGATGGCCTGTTTGCCGGCGCCGACCGGCCTGGCTGGTGGTGCTTTATCGACTGGGCCGATTACATCGACCGGCGCGATCGGGTGACGGCCGTCTCCTGCTTCTATTACAAGGCGCTCGGGTTGGCGGCGGAGCTGGCGCAAGAGGTTGGACACGGTGAACTGGCAGGGCAGTGGAACGACCAGGCGGTCCGGCTTCGCGCTGCCATAAGGGAGCAGATGCGGCCCCCTGGCGAGATCGTGTTTGCGGATTGCATCGGATCGGACGGATTATCGAAGCAGATCACGGCTCAGACCAACTTTGCGGCGATATGGTCCGGCCTGATGGACCCGGCGGAAGAGGACCGCTTCCTGGACGAATGGTACGACGGCGGAAAGCTGCCGCCGTTAAGAGGCGCTTTTTTCTATCATGTGGTTCTGGAGACGCTGATGAGCAAAGGACGCGTAGACCGCGCCCTGGAAATCATAAGAAGCTATTGGGGCGGCATGCTGGACCGGGGAGCGACGACCTGGTGGGAGACGTATGATCCGTCAACGCCGGCCTGTACCGTGCCGAGCGCTTATCAAGGCAATACGCCAACTTATTTAGTTGATCATATTCCCGTGAGCTTTAGTCACGGCTGGGGCGCATCGCCGAGTTATATTTTGACGCAATCCGTGTTGGGCCTTGATTTAAGCAGACTCGGCGATCAGGAGGTATATCTTGCTCCGCATGCCGGTGATCTCGATTGGGCGGAAGGCGCTGTGCCGACGCGCTTTGGCATGATGGAAGCAAGCTGGAAGAGAGGGAAGGGAGGGAAGCTGAAATACGAGCTCACGATTCCGGAGGGAATTACCGTGAAAGCGATCGACGGGACGGAGCTTGTGCTTAGAATCAGAGATTAA
- a CDS encoding carbohydrate ABC transporter permease: MNAKARLVQQSALYVLLIVFVALTLAPIAFTLISSFKNNAQILGGIWTLPIPAQTANYAEAFAAIWRYTLNTVLYAAVGGTLVVALSAVAGYTFAKKDFLGKEVLFMLMLAIMMIPGVMTLIPSYVLYANLGLVNTPWVIIISAAAGGQIFGTFLCRSFMAGISNELFDAAKIDGAGEFVVFTRMVLPLSVPVLMTLMIMQSVGIYNDYIWPLLTIKSNSIQMIGVGLTQFTNQFGISNMGVEFAAYIISAIPLVLLFSFGMKYYIQGVTQGALKI; encoded by the coding sequence ATGAATGCTAAGGCTAGACTCGTTCAGCAGTCGGCGCTTTATGTGCTGCTTATCGTTTTTGTTGCGTTGACCCTCGCCCCCATCGCTTTCACCCTGATTTCATCCTTCAAAAATAACGCGCAGATTCTGGGAGGCATCTGGACGCTGCCCATCCCGGCGCAGACCGCGAATTATGCGGAAGCCTTCGCGGCGATCTGGCGGTATACCTTGAATACGGTGCTCTATGCGGCGGTGGGCGGCACGCTGGTCGTGGCCCTGTCCGCCGTTGCGGGCTATACCTTTGCCAAGAAGGACTTTCTCGGCAAGGAGGTGCTGTTCATGCTGATGCTGGCCATCATGATGATACCGGGCGTCATGACGCTGATCCCTTCTTATGTGCTGTATGCGAATCTGGGGCTGGTGAATACGCCGTGGGTCATCATTATCAGCGCGGCCGCGGGAGGCCAGATTTTCGGCACCTTTCTGTGCAGGAGCTTCATGGCGGGCATTTCCAACGAGCTGTTTGATGCCGCCAAAATCGACGGTGCGGGAGAGTTCGTGGTGTTCACGAGAATGGTGCTGCCTCTGTCCGTTCCCGTCCTCATGACCTTGATGATCATGCAGTCCGTCGGGATCTATAACGATTACATCTGGCCGCTTTTGACCATTAAATCGAACAGCATCCAGATGATTGGCGTCGGGCTTACGCAATTCACGAACCAGTTCGGCATCTCCAACATGGGCGTGGAATTCGCGGCGTACATCATTTCGGCGATTCCGCTGGTGCTGCTGTTCAGCTTCGGGATGAAGTATTACATTCAAGGCGTTACGCAAGGGGCTTTAAAAATATAA
- a CDS encoding alpha-L-rhamnosidase C-terminal domain-containing protein, which produces MNIHRQAEKIPSWIWHREREGRRHVVLEKTFVLHAAVEQLEMRIACTGEAEIRLNDDVIGHFPEHARHTSAFYPVEGLPGSLEPGAYTLRIELRNTEPMPMHPINMHLHDRSVGCIAYLSGSEGLWLATDDTWEAGDGPAEVVCVWGEEPFGDLDHAPPWFIAGGYGDIVVEPVQGIRVMSAAGVEAVSGIDGVIQMNGTAGGRIILGEVESRNERHIFYHLLKQGEWKERRTQQKGLNLSRMPKLLLELPHELNVRMQVTNHGDSEIGLLWNGAESLQELRHYDGCMTEWLAIPPGSLSATNPQGMRYVQIYVSGDDGGTFHIELRLEAAGAALNQAGQLQTDNNLLQRIYDVSVHTSRVCHQIGLWDGIKRDRLNWAYDIYLAAKTEYSLWDDYSVLKRSLRELGRTPYGYWMNNLPSYTLWWLSSIWDYYFETGDREFVWEIREDLQRHIAWVKANADPCSGIFMPDAREAHSFIEWSPMGTSESWACLNAIYGMAKSQMKQLADYMPELGLHWDEPQAELKEEQFIGPSYALLTSVIGIKSGYVGEDSARRFLLDYRLRDPLTPLSAYWLAECYSEYGMHERAWAVIATVWGTMLDAGATTFWEGIRLTPSSDIHHALTTYTAYDSYRMSLCHSWSSTPVVWIARYVLGIRALEPGYARIAFEPHAIGGLTAARGVIPSPRGLIKVEWKLEHGRMIKSARIGEAELAGRA; this is translated from the coding sequence ATGAATATACACAGGCAAGCGGAGAAGATACCCAGCTGGATCTGGCACAGGGAACGTGAGGGCCGGCGGCATGTCGTACTGGAAAAAACCTTTGTCCTGCATGCCGCGGTTGAGCAGCTTGAGATGAGAATCGCCTGTACGGGAGAAGCCGAGATCAGGCTGAACGATGACGTGATCGGCCATTTCCCGGAGCATGCCAGGCATACGTCCGCATTTTATCCGGTAGAGGGGCTCCCCGGCAGTTTGGAGCCTGGAGCCTATACGCTCCGAATCGAGCTCCGAAATACGGAGCCGATGCCGATGCATCCCATCAATATGCATCTGCATGACCGCTCGGTGGGATGCATCGCCTACTTGAGCGGAAGCGAAGGCTTATGGCTGGCAACGGATGATACCTGGGAGGCCGGGGACGGTCCGGCAGAGGTGGTATGCGTTTGGGGCGAGGAGCCCTTCGGAGACCTGGATCATGCGCCTCCTTGGTTTATTGCCGGAGGATACGGCGATATCGTGGTCGAGCCTGTTCAAGGCATAAGAGTCATGTCCGCAGCCGGAGTGGAAGCGGTCAGCGGCATAGATGGTGTAATTCAGATGAATGGAACAGCCGGAGGGCGAATCATCCTAGGCGAAGTGGAGTCCCGGAATGAACGGCATATTTTTTATCATCTTCTGAAGCAGGGCGAATGGAAGGAACGCAGGACTCAGCAGAAAGGGCTGAATTTGAGCCGGATGCCGAAGCTGCTGCTGGAATTGCCCCATGAGCTCAATGTGCGGATGCAGGTGACCAACCACGGCGATTCCGAGATCGGTTTGCTGTGGAATGGCGCTGAATCCTTGCAAGAGCTGCGGCATTATGACGGATGCATGACCGAGTGGTTGGCGATTCCGCCGGGGAGCCTGTCGGCAACGAATCCCCAGGGCATGCGGTACGTGCAAATTTACGTAAGCGGGGACGATGGAGGAACATTCCATATCGAGCTCCGATTGGAGGCTGCCGGTGCTGCGCTGAACCAGGCGGGGCAGCTGCAGACGGACAACAACCTTCTACAGCGCATCTATGACGTGTCGGTGCATACCAGCCGGGTCTGCCATCAAATCGGATTGTGGGACGGCATCAAGCGGGATCGCCTGAATTGGGCTTACGATATTTACCTGGCCGCCAAAACCGAATACTCGCTCTGGGACGATTATTCGGTATTGAAGCGGTCGCTCCGGGAGCTGGGCCGGACCCCTTACGGCTATTGGATGAACAATCTCCCCTCCTATACGCTGTGGTGGCTCAGCAGCATATGGGATTACTACTTCGAGACGGGAGACCGCGAATTCGTATGGGAAATCCGTGAGGATCTGCAGCGGCATATCGCTTGGGTGAAGGCGAATGCGGATCCGTGCAGCGGGATTTTCATGCCGGATGCCAGAGAGGCACATTCCTTTATCGAATGGTCGCCCATGGGGACGTCTGAATCGTGGGCGTGCCTGAACGCGATTTACGGCATGGCGAAGAGCCAAATGAAACAGCTGGCGGATTACATGCCGGAGCTTGGGCTCCATTGGGATGAACCGCAAGCGGAGCTTAAGGAGGAGCAGTTCATCGGGCCGTCATACGCGCTGCTCACCTCGGTCATCGGCATTAAGAGCGGGTACGTGGGAGAAGACAGCGCACGCAGATTTCTCCTCGACTATCGGCTGAGGGACCCGCTCACGCCATTGTCCGCCTACTGGCTGGCGGAATGCTACTCGGAGTACGGCATGCACGAACGGGCGTGGGCGGTTATCGCTACGGTCTGGGGAACGATGCTGGATGCGGGAGCAACCACGTTCTGGGAGGGGATCAGGCTGACGCCGAGCAGCGATATTCACCATGCCCTGACCACGTATACCGCGTACGATTCCTATCGGATGAGCCTGTGCCACAGCTGGTCGAGCACGCCGGTGGTCTGGATTGCCAGGTATGTCCTGGGGATTCGCGCGCTTGAGCCCGGATATGCCCGCATCGCTTTCGAGCCTCATGCGATCGGAGGGCTCACGGCCGCACGGGGCGTGATTCCAAGTCCCAGGGGCTTGATTAAGGTGGAATGGAAGCTGGAGCATGGCCGCATGATCAAATCAGCTCGCATCGGGGAAGCCGAGCTGGCAGGGAGGGCATGA
- a CDS encoding ABC transporter permease subunit, whose product MRTIYSCLLASLLLFLFAQPIHASEPIWTMEQGLTIKALSISEDGELVAVGTQNASAILLQRDGTQRFEFMANNVVTGVALLNDGRMLVTSDDRHLYMLSADGKELWKRDFKKMIKNLSATPDGKLAIVTLHNESLVHVLDEQGQTLREISIGIAVKSAAVSPNGQWLAAGAANQYAYLFNPAGELQFQTPLEGDILHASVADNGTMVVGTSSNKAVLYSAEGSRLGELLTKDKVTSVHVTHDGEFIGVADYSGNYYVANQDGDLLWSTKEAGAGQQIRFSKDGTRLFAGSDKGAVFQYEVGAVLEQGKQAAMVKTVVQVAAVIVFVLLTALLFFWLWRKKPYILHRLWKSKLAYAMLLPSFTLIIIFLYIPAFSGLIHSLYDWNPGARSEFIGLDNFRRMANDPYVTKGVGNLLILIVTGLFKALIPPLIVAELIYHLRSKRSQYVFRTFFVISMVIPSVGMLLVWQDMYDPNIGLVNQLLRMIGLGSLSHPWLGDPNTALWAIIMMGFPFVGILQLLVMYSGLIAIPEEVIEAARIDGAKSFRIIRAIHLPLLAGQFKLLIVLALIGIIQDFGSILIVTGGGPADSTYVPALQMYFAATKFNDLGYASALGVSMFAIIMVITVINMKFIKTNTD is encoded by the coding sequence ATGAGAACAATATATTCCTGCCTGCTGGCTTCGCTGCTGCTATTTCTATTTGCCCAGCCGATCCATGCCTCTGAGCCGATCTGGACGATGGAGCAGGGCCTTACGATCAAAGCCTTGTCCATATCGGAAGACGGCGAGCTGGTGGCGGTCGGTACGCAGAACGCGAGTGCCATTCTTCTTCAGCGTGATGGCACCCAGCGATTCGAATTCATGGCAAACAACGTCGTGACCGGTGTCGCCCTCCTGAATGACGGCCGCATGCTCGTCACTTCCGATGACCGGCATCTTTATATGCTGAGTGCTGACGGCAAGGAGCTGTGGAAGCGGGATTTTAAGAAAATGATCAAGAATCTGTCGGCAACGCCCGACGGCAAGCTGGCTATCGTGACGCTGCATAACGAAAGTTTGGTGCATGTCCTGGACGAACAAGGACAGACGCTGCGTGAAATTTCGATCGGCATCGCGGTGAAGAGCGCCGCGGTATCCCCGAACGGGCAATGGCTGGCAGCCGGAGCCGCGAACCAGTATGCCTATTTGTTCAATCCTGCCGGCGAGCTGCAATTCCAGACGCCGCTGGAGGGCGACATTCTTCATGCTTCCGTTGCGGATAACGGAACGATGGTGGTCGGAACGTCCAGCAATAAAGCGGTCCTCTATTCGGCGGAGGGCAGCAGGCTTGGCGAATTGTTGACCAAGGATAAAGTGACCTCCGTTCATGTCACCCATGACGGGGAGTTTATCGGGGTAGCGGATTACTCGGGCAATTATTACGTGGCCAATCAAGACGGCGATTTGTTGTGGAGCACGAAGGAGGCCGGAGCCGGCCAGCAAATCCGGTTCAGCAAAGACGGCACGCGGCTCTTCGCAGGCTCGGACAAAGGAGCCGTCTTCCAATATGAAGTCGGGGCCGTGCTGGAGCAAGGCAAACAGGCGGCGATGGTCAAAACCGTGGTACAGGTAGCGGCCGTGATCGTATTCGTTCTGTTGACGGCCCTGTTATTTTTCTGGTTATGGCGCAAAAAACCTTACATTCTTCACCGGTTGTGGAAGAGCAAACTGGCGTATGCCATGCTGCTCCCCAGCTTTACGCTCATTATTATATTCCTGTATATCCCGGCGTTCTCCGGCTTGATTCATTCTTTGTACGACTGGAATCCCGGGGCCAGAAGCGAGTTTATCGGGCTGGACAATTTCAGGCGAATGGCGAACGATCCGTACGTCACCAAAGGCGTGGGCAATCTGCTCATCCTCATCGTCACCGGATTGTTCAAGGCTCTCATTCCGCCGCTGATCGTGGCGGAGCTGATCTATCATCTGAGAAGCAAAAGGTCCCAGTATGTATTTCGCACGTTTTTCGTCATTTCCATGGTCATCCCATCCGTTGGCATGCTGTTGGTCTGGCAGGACATGTACGATCCGAACATCGGCCTTGTGAACCAGCTGCTGCGCATGATCGGACTCGGCTCGCTAAGCCATCCTTGGTTGGGGGACCCGAATACGGCGCTGTGGGCCATCATTATGATGGGCTTTCCGTTCGTCGGCATCCTGCAGCTGCTGGTGATGTACTCGGGGCTGATTGCCATTCCGGAAGAAGTGATCGAAGCGGCGAGAATCGACGGCGCCAAATCCTTCCGCATTATCCGGGCGATTCACCTGCCGCTGCTGGCAGGGCAATTCAAGCTGCTGATCGTGCTCGCGCTGATCGGCATCATTCAGGACTTCGGCTCCATCCTGATCGTGACCGGCGGGGGGCCTGCCGATTCGACCTACGTGCCGGCGCTGCAGATGTATTTTGCCGCAACGAAATTCAATGACCTGGGCTATGCGTCGGCGCTCGGCGTCAGCATGTTTGCCATCATCATGGTGATTACGGTCATCAATATGAAATTCATCAAAACCAATACGGATTAG
- a CDS encoding LacI family DNA-binding transcriptional regulator, which produces MAATIKDVAREAGVAVCTVSFAVNGSAHVAEATKKRIFDAIEKLNYRPNQSARGLVTKKTNNIGLVVEDTVDGLENTILLDVVKGLGEATGDNNYDLLLSFQKPSTNKLADHLLDVYRKQSADGLILMGAAINQPYGELIKNRFPFVLLGRPTMPGVCHSVNADNEQGAYEAVKYLIGKGHRRIALITPCSLEVDASLDRYNGYRQAMEELGDGFDERLVEIGSFEEDSGYTETEKLLNRVEPPTAIIAGRDVIASRVVEKAQELGYMVPEDLAVIGFDNTAVSQLARPSITSIELPMRQMGLEAAKLLMQLIDGEIRFDDIQTIVLPCTVIEREST; this is translated from the coding sequence ATGGCAGCAACCATAAAAGACGTCGCCCGTGAGGCCGGCGTAGCGGTTTGTACCGTGTCGTTTGCGGTCAATGGCTCCGCGCATGTAGCGGAAGCGACCAAGAAGCGGATATTCGATGCAATCGAGAAGCTGAATTATCGGCCGAACCAATCCGCGCGCGGATTGGTTACGAAGAAGACGAACAACATCGGCCTGGTGGTCGAGGATACGGTGGACGGTTTGGAGAATACCATTCTCCTCGACGTCGTCAAGGGACTTGGGGAGGCGACGGGAGACAACAATTACGATTTGCTGCTGTCCTTTCAGAAGCCGAGTACGAATAAATTGGCGGATCACCTGCTGGACGTCTACCGCAAGCAATCGGCGGATGGGCTGATCCTGATGGGGGCGGCCATTAACCAGCCGTATGGGGAGCTGATCAAGAACCGGTTTCCTTTTGTCCTGCTCGGGAGGCCGACCATGCCCGGGGTGTGTCACAGCGTCAATGCGGATAACGAGCAAGGCGCCTATGAAGCCGTTAAATATCTGATCGGCAAGGGTCATCGCCGGATTGCGCTCATCACCCCATGCTCGCTGGAAGTGGATGCCTCGCTGGACCGGTATAACGGCTACCGCCAGGCCATGGAGGAATTAGGCGACGGGTTCGATGAGCGGCTGGTGGAGATCGGTTCCTTCGAAGAAGACAGCGGGTATACGGAAACGGAGAAGCTGCTGAACAGAGTCGAGCCTCCTACCGCCATCATCGCCGGACGCGACGTGATCGCTTCCCGCGTCGTCGAGAAGGCTCAGGAGCTGGGTTACATGGTGCCGGAGGACCTGGCGGTGATCGGATTCGATAACACGGCCGTGTCCCAGTTGGCCCGGCCATCCATTACATCGATCGAGCTGCCGATGCGGCAGATGGGCCTGGAAGCAGCGAAGCTGTTAATGCAGCTGATTGACGGCGAAATTCGTTTTGACGATATTCAGACGATCGTTTTGCCGTGTACCGTCATTGAAAGAGAATCGACCTGA